Proteins encoded by one window of Aspergillus chevalieri M1 DNA, chromosome 6, nearly complete sequence:
- a CDS encoding SDR family oxidoreductase (COG:S;~EggNog:ENOG410PFDP;~InterPro:IPR036291) produces MTIRTICSKGIYHGLPVFPDDVEGLTAIVTGANGISGTHMLRVLCESPKRWKKVYAVCRRPPHGEWPSQVEHVSMDLLQAPEKIAEKMHERGVKADCAFFFAYIQPKPKEGESIWSAVNELVNVNTALLRNFLEGLAISKSVPRRVLLQLGAKYYGVHLGPSAVPQEESDERVHLESNFYYPQEDYLRDFSQKHGIGWNITRPSWVPGAVPDAAMNLCLPLVIYATVQKHLGKSLEFHSDLNAWEANQTLSTAQLNCYLAEWAVLERHAKNESFNASDDCPFTWGKFWPRLAERFQMPWTGPSINPSVFKEQETPYNPPPRGFGPPAKLRYRFTLTEWAKKPEVQRAWKELAEKHHLRDKSLEDVDRIFGFADAALGMSYPILFSTAKAKKLGFFGFVDSAESVFKVFQEFVDLKMIPPLP; encoded by the exons ATGACTATTCGAACTATCTGCTCAAAGGGCATCTACCACGGTCTCCCCGTCTTTCCGGACGATGTGGAAGGACTTACGGCTATTGTCACCGGAGCAAATGGCATTTCCGGCACGCATATG CTTCGCGTGCTATGCGAATCGCCCAAACGATGGAAGAAAGTCTACGCCGTCTGTCGTAGACCACCGCATGGAGAATGGCCAAGTCAAGTCGAACATGTTTCAATGGATCTACTGCAGGCACCGGAAAAGATCGCAGAGAAGATGCACGAGCGAGGAGTTAAAGCTGACTGCGCGTTCTTTTTTGCTTATATCCAGCCGAAGCCGAAAGAGGGTGAGAGCATTTGGAGTGCTGTTAATGAGCTTGTTAATGTTAACA CCGCCCTATTGAGGAACTTCCTTGAGGGACTGGCAATATCCAAGTCTGTTCCTCGGAGGGTCCTACTCCAACTAGGAGCGAAGTACTATGGCGTACATCTAGGCCCCTCTGCAGTACCCCAAGAAGAATCCGATGAGCGCGTGCATCTGGAATCGAACTTCTATTATCCCCAAGAAGACTATCTGCGCGACTTCTCTCAAAAACATGGTATCGGATGGAACATTACCCGTCCTTCTTGGGTTCCTGGCGCTGTTCCTGACGCAGCAATGAATCTATGTCTCCCCCTTGTCATATATGCCACGGTGCAAAAGCACCTTGGAAAGTCACTGGAGTTCCATTCGGATCTAAACGCCTGGGAAGCCAACCAGACTTTATCCACTGCACAGTTAAACTGCTATCTCGCAGAATGGGCAGTTCTGGAACGCCACGCCAAGAACGAGAGCTTCAACGCCTCCGACGACTGTCCGTTCACCTGGGGCAAGTTCTGGCCCAGACTGGCAGAACGTTTCCAGATGCCATGGACTGGGCCATCCATCAATCCGTCTGTGTTCAAGGAACAAGAGACACCGTACAACCCTCCACCACGCGGATTCGGACCCCCGGCCAAGCTGCGATATCGATTTACCTTGACGGAATGGGCTAAGAAGCCGGAGGTCCAGCGGGCGTGGAAGGAACTTGCAGAGAAGCATCATCTGCGGGATAAGTCGTTGGAAGATGTTGATAGGATTTTCGGATTTGCCGATGCTGCGTTGGGCATGTCGTATCCTATTCTTTTTAG TACGGCAAAAGCGAAGAAACTCGGATTCTTTGGATTTGTCGACAGTGCCGAATCTGTGTTCAAGGTATTTCAGGAGTTTGTGGATTTGAAGATGatccctcctcttccttaa